A region from the Onthophagus taurus isolate NC chromosome 8, IU_Otau_3.0, whole genome shotgun sequence genome encodes:
- the LOC111425416 gene encoding 5-aminolevulinate synthase has translation MTLMVNISKSNRLAKKLLQHFSTTPRQTMPCPFLTRLTQNYIRNYGPTLLKTYGGQCPVMSKALHHAEGQISNATPTTVPDDSTAQTKPNLCPFLSEVGNVVKEVDKQDVIELTTDNVESSSKTTSTFPYDNFFHQQIIKKKKDHSYRIFKKVNRLAGEGQFPSAKEYSWGERSILVWCSNDYLGMSCHPEVKNAVHAALDEYGVGAGGTRNISGNSTLHERLETRLAQLHQKESALLFTSCFVANDSTLFTLAKLLPGCHIFSDAGNHASMIQGIRNSRAPKHIFRHNDVGHLEELLKSVDKNVPKIVAFETVHSMTGAVCPLEELCEVAHKYGALTFVDEVHAVGLYGDHGAGIGERDGQLHNMDIISGTLGKAFGNVGGYIAASSNLVDMIRSYAAGFIFTTSLPPTVLAGAYKAIEVLASEEGVALRGAHQRNVKYLREQLIGNGFPIEHTPSHIIPVKVGDPLQCTTLSDKLLREKGHYVQAINYPTVARGQEKLRLAPTPHHTPQLMNLLVNDLKEIWNGLNMPLKGLQCNKECEFCQKPILFDYFEARTRGNCRSEVQCDIPNCPQMVAN, from the exons ATGACTTTAATG GTTAATATCTCCAAAAGTAATCGCCTTgcgaaaaaattattgcaacatttttcaacaa CTCCAAGACAAACAATGCCTTGCCCGTTTTTAACCCgtttaactcaaaattataTTAGAAATTACGGTCCGACTCTTTTAAAAACTTATGGCGGGCAGTGTCCTGTTATGTCTAAAGCCTTACATCACGCTGAAGGCCAAATAAGCAACGCAACTCCAACTACGGTTCCGGACGATTCCACTGCCCAAACCAAACCCAATCTTTGCCCATTTTTGTCTGAGGTGGGTAATGTGGTTAAAGAAGTTGACAAACAGGATGTTATTGAACTCACCACTGATAATGTGGAGTCCTCTTCCAAAACAACCTCTACTTTTccttatgacaattttttccaccaacaaattattaagaaaaagaaagatcATTCTTATCGCATCTTTAAGAAGGTTAATCGCCTTGCTGGTGAAGGGCAATTTCCTTCTGCCAAAGAATATTCTTGGGGAGAACGTTCCATCCTTGTATGGTGTTCAAATGATTATCTAGGCATGTCATGCCATCCAGAAGTAAAAAATGCAGTTCA tgcTGCTTTAGATGAATATGGTGTTGGCGCAGgaggaactagaaacatttctgGAAATTCAACCCTTCACGAACGTTTAGAAACCCGTTTGGCACAACTCCATCAAAAAGAATCGGCTCTTCTCTTTACGTCTTGTTTCGTAGCGAATGATTCAACTTTATTTACATTGGCAAAGCTGCTCCCGGGTTGTCACATCTTCTCAGATGCTGGAAATCACGCGTCTATGATTCAAGGAATAAGAAACAGTCGGGCTCCTAAACATATCTTCCGTCATAATGACGTCGGACATCTAgaggaattattaaaaagcgTCGATAAAAATGTtccaaaaattgttgctttcGAAACTGTGCATTCGATGACTGGCGCTGTTTGTCCTTTGGAAGAACTTTGCGAAGTCGCGCATAAATATGGTGCGTTAACGTTTGTAGATGAAGTCCATGCTGTTGGGTTGTATGGTGATCATGGAGCTGGTATTGGCGAACGAGACGGTCAATTACACAACATGGATATAATCTCGGGTACTTTAGGGAAAGCTTTTGGAAATGTGGGTGGTTACATAGCCGCGTCTTCGAATTTGGTGGATATGATTCGATCTTATGCGGCGGGATTTATATTCACAACTTCATTACCCCCTACGGTTTTGGCGGGAGCATATAAAGCGATTGAGGTGCTTGCTTCAGAAGAAGGGGTGGCTTTAAGGGGTGCTCATCAAAGAAACGTCAAGTATTTGAGAGAGCAATTAATAGGGAATGGGTTCCCTATTGAGCATACTCCAAGTCACATCATTCCCGTTAAAGTCGGCGATCCATTACAATGTACCACGCTCTCAGATAAATTATTAAGAGAAAAAGGACATTATGTACAAGCGATTAATTATCCCACAGTTGCTCGTGGGCAAGAAAAGCTAAGATTGGCTCCTACCCCACATCACACTCCCCAATTAATGAATTTACTTGTAAAtgatttgaaagaaatttgGAATGGTTTAAATATGCCGTTAAAGGGATTACAATGcaataaa GAATGCGAATTTTGTCAAAAACCAATTCTATTTGATTACTTCGAAGCTAGAACACGCGGAAATTGCCGCTCAGAGGTGCAATGCGACATTCCTAATTGTCCACAAATGGTGGCCAATTAG
- the LOC111425364 gene encoding polyadenylate-binding protein-interacting protein 2, protein MALHVVVLMFDVVIKSVRFRLLVPIIVKIPPTEMKVPPTNINGFEAYSDEAYISDGITNHLTIANGTVEEYSPPVQDSDFSEYMWMENEEEFDKEVMQRLEEEELMEQCMLQHMMDDQPQNNAEAVVKDTTNGKPESQKPSTLNPDAAEFVPSWGRQGTSVKETSKSS, encoded by the exons ATGGCATTGCACGTAGTTGTTTTGATGTTCGATGTTGT CATCAAGTCGGTGCGTTTTCGTCTTCTTGTTCCAATAATCGTCAAAATTCCGCCCACAGA AATGAAAGTACCTCCAACTAACATCAATGGCTTCGAAGCCTACAGTGATGAAGCATACATCTCTGATGGTATCACTAATCATCTCACCATTGCTAATGGTACCGTTGAAGAGTATAGCCCTCCTGTTCAAGATAGTGACTTTTCAGAATATATGTGGATGGAAAATGAAGAGGAATTTGATAAAGAA gTAATGCAAAgattagaagaagaagaactcaTGGAGCAATGCATGTTACAACATATGATGGATGatcaacctcaaaataatgcaga aGCTGTGGTTAAAGATACTACAAATGGAAAACCCGAATCACAAAAACCAAGTACATTAAATCCAGATGCCGCAGAATTCGTGCCTAGCTGGGGTCGTCAGGGAACGTCCGTAAAGGAGACGTCAAAATCATCCTAA
- the LOC111425142 gene encoding single-stranded DNA-binding protein 3 isoform X1 gives MYKGKGSTVPSDAQAREKLALYVYEYLLHVGAQKAAQTFLSEIRWEKNITLGEPPGFLHSWWCVFWDLYCAAPERRDTCEHSSEAKAFHDYGFVNSGYGGVNGIAHNTGPAPSPLSQIPPNDGMPGGPIPPGFFPNSTMRPSPPTHPSSQPSPHSQPPPPHTQMMSSQPFLGPSRYPGPRPGVRMPQIGTDFSGPPGQPMMPNNMDPSRQGEGGEFVGWQGPPGMNPMNPRMNPPRGPGMGPLGPSSYGPGVRVPPPNSSLGPGPMPPMTMTGGRPQWQPNTSTPIYSSSSPGNYGGPPGSAGPPGPGTPIMPSPQDSSNSGGENMYTLMKPAVGGSMPGEFPMSGGPEGGPMGPMGPNSMGPVLNGDGMDGMKNSPANGGPGTPREDSGSGMGDYNLTGFGGPGENDQTESAAILKIKESMQEEAKRFEKDSDHPEYFMQ, from the exons atgtataaaggTAAAGGATCTACAGTGCCATCTGATGCACAAGCACGGGAAAA ACTGGCTCTGTACGTTTATGAATATCTTCTACACGTGGGGGCTCAAAAAGCCGCCCAAACCTTCCTATCTGAG ATACGATGGGAAAAGAACATCACATTAGGCGAACCACCTGGATTTTTACACTCTTGGTGGTG CGTTTTCTGGGACCTCTACTGCGCCGCCCCCGAACGAAGGGACACATGCGAACATTCTTCTGAAGCCAAAGCATTTCACGACTAC ggATTTGTAAATTCCGGTTATGGAGGTGTTAACGGCATCGCACac aaCACAGGACCAGCACCAAGTCCACTTAGTCAAATTCCCCCGAACGATGGAATGCCTGGAGGTCCAATCCCACCCGGATTTTTCCCA AATTCGACGATGAGACCGTCGCCTCCAACGCATCCATCGAGTCAACCATCACCACATTCACAACCTCCACCACCACACACACAAATGATGTCATCACAGCCCTTTCTAGGGCCATCTAGGTATCCAGGGCCTCGACCTGGAGTGAGAATGCCACAAATAGGCACAGATTTTAGCGGT CCGCCTGGACAACCAATGATGCCTAACAATATGGATCCGTCGCGGCAAG GTGAAGGCGGAGAATTTGTAGGTTGGCAAG GACCGCCTGGTATGAACCCCATGAATCCCAGGATGAATCCTCCTAGGGGTCCTGGAATGGGACCACTCGGCCCCAGTTCGTACGGACCCGGAGTACGAGTTCCACCGCCTAATAGCAGCTTAGGACCCGGACCTATGCCACCTATGACCATGACCGGCGGGAGACCACAATGGCAACCAAACACATCTACA ccTATTTATTCATCATCTTCTCCTGGGAATTACGGTGGTCCGCCAGGTTCGGCGGGTCCACCGGGCCCAGGAACACCAATAATGCCAAGTCCGCAAGATTCGTCCAATTCGGGTGGTGAAAATATGTATACGCTGATGAAACCGGCGGTGGGCGGTTCGATGCCCGGGGAATTCCCAATGTCTGGCGGTCCGGAAGGTGGACCAATGGGGCCGATGGGACCGAACTCGATGGGTCCAGTGCTGAACGGTGACGGCATGGACGGAATGAAGAATTCTCCAGCTAACGGAGGACCGGGCACCCCAAGAGAGGACAGCGGAAGCGGAATGGGAGATTACAACTTGACGGGATTCGGCGGTCCTGGAGAAAAT GATCAAACGGAATCGGCTgctattttgaaaataaaagaaagcaTGCAAGAGGAGGCCAAGCGGTTTGAGAAAGACTCGGACCACCCTGAGTATTTCATGCAATAA
- the LOC111425142 gene encoding single-stranded DNA-binding protein 3 isoform X3 produces MYKGKGSTVPSDAQAREKLALYVYEYLLHVGAQKAAQTFLSEIRWEKNITLGEPPGFLHSWWCVFWDLYCAAPERRDTCEHSSEAKAFHDYGFVNSGYGGVNGIAHNTGPAPSPLSQIPPNDGMPGGPIPPGFFPNSTMRPSPPTHPSSQPSPHSQPPPPHTQMMSSQPFLGPSRYPGPRPGVRMPQIGTDFSGPPGQPMMPNNMDPSRQGEGGEFVGWQGPPGMNPMNPRMNPPRGPGMGPLGPSSYGPGVRVPPPNSSLGPGPMPPMTMTGGRPQWQPNTSTPIYSSSSPGNYGGPPGSAGPPGPGTPIMPSPQDSSNSGGENMYTLMKPAVGGSMPGEFPMSGGPEGGPMGPMGPNSMGPVLNGDGMDGMKNSPANGGPGTPREDSGSGMGDYNLTGFGGPGENIFL; encoded by the exons atgtataaaggTAAAGGATCTACAGTGCCATCTGATGCACAAGCACGGGAAAA ACTGGCTCTGTACGTTTATGAATATCTTCTACACGTGGGGGCTCAAAAAGCCGCCCAAACCTTCCTATCTGAG ATACGATGGGAAAAGAACATCACATTAGGCGAACCACCTGGATTTTTACACTCTTGGTGGTG CGTTTTCTGGGACCTCTACTGCGCCGCCCCCGAACGAAGGGACACATGCGAACATTCTTCTGAAGCCAAAGCATTTCACGACTAC ggATTTGTAAATTCCGGTTATGGAGGTGTTAACGGCATCGCACac aaCACAGGACCAGCACCAAGTCCACTTAGTCAAATTCCCCCGAACGATGGAATGCCTGGAGGTCCAATCCCACCCGGATTTTTCCCA AATTCGACGATGAGACCGTCGCCTCCAACGCATCCATCGAGTCAACCATCACCACATTCACAACCTCCACCACCACACACACAAATGATGTCATCACAGCCCTTTCTAGGGCCATCTAGGTATCCAGGGCCTCGACCTGGAGTGAGAATGCCACAAATAGGCACAGATTTTAGCGGT CCGCCTGGACAACCAATGATGCCTAACAATATGGATCCGTCGCGGCAAG GTGAAGGCGGAGAATTTGTAGGTTGGCAAG GACCGCCTGGTATGAACCCCATGAATCCCAGGATGAATCCTCCTAGGGGTCCTGGAATGGGACCACTCGGCCCCAGTTCGTACGGACCCGGAGTACGAGTTCCACCGCCTAATAGCAGCTTAGGACCCGGACCTATGCCACCTATGACCATGACCGGCGGGAGACCACAATGGCAACCAAACACATCTACA ccTATTTATTCATCATCTTCTCCTGGGAATTACGGTGGTCCGCCAGGTTCGGCGGGTCCACCGGGCCCAGGAACACCAATAATGCCAAGTCCGCAAGATTCGTCCAATTCGGGTGGTGAAAATATGTATACGCTGATGAAACCGGCGGTGGGCGGTTCGATGCCCGGGGAATTCCCAATGTCTGGCGGTCCGGAAGGTGGACCAATGGGGCCGATGGGACCGAACTCGATGGGTCCAGTGCTGAACGGTGACGGCATGGACGGAATGAAGAATTCTCCAGCTAACGGAGGACCGGGCACCCCAAGAGAGGACAGCGGAAGCGGAATGGGAGATTACAACTTGACGGGATTCGGCGGTCCTGGAGAAAAT ATATTCCTTTGA
- the LOC111425142 gene encoding single-stranded DNA-binding protein 3 isoform X2: MYKGKGSTVPSDAQAREKLALYVYEYLLHVGAQKAAQTFLSEIRWEKNITLGEPPGFLHSWWCVFWDLYCAAPERRDTCEHSSEAKAFHDYGFVNSGYGGVNGIAHNTGPAPSPLSQIPPNDGMPGGPIPPGFFPNSTMRPSPPTHPSSQPSPHSQPPPPHTQMMSSQPFLGPSRYPGPRPGVRMPQIGTDFSGPPGQPMMPNNMDPSRQGPPGMNPMNPRMNPPRGPGMGPLGPSSYGPGVRVPPPNSSLGPGPMPPMTMTGGRPQWQPNTSTPIYSSSSPGNYGGPPGSAGPPGPGTPIMPSPQDSSNSGGENMYTLMKPAVGGSMPGEFPMSGGPEGGPMGPMGPNSMGPVLNGDGMDGMKNSPANGGPGTPREDSGSGMGDYNLTGFGGPGENDQTESAAILKIKESMQEEAKRFEKDSDHPEYFMQ; this comes from the exons atgtataaaggTAAAGGATCTACAGTGCCATCTGATGCACAAGCACGGGAAAA ACTGGCTCTGTACGTTTATGAATATCTTCTACACGTGGGGGCTCAAAAAGCCGCCCAAACCTTCCTATCTGAG ATACGATGGGAAAAGAACATCACATTAGGCGAACCACCTGGATTTTTACACTCTTGGTGGTG CGTTTTCTGGGACCTCTACTGCGCCGCCCCCGAACGAAGGGACACATGCGAACATTCTTCTGAAGCCAAAGCATTTCACGACTAC ggATTTGTAAATTCCGGTTATGGAGGTGTTAACGGCATCGCACac aaCACAGGACCAGCACCAAGTCCACTTAGTCAAATTCCCCCGAACGATGGAATGCCTGGAGGTCCAATCCCACCCGGATTTTTCCCA AATTCGACGATGAGACCGTCGCCTCCAACGCATCCATCGAGTCAACCATCACCACATTCACAACCTCCACCACCACACACACAAATGATGTCATCACAGCCCTTTCTAGGGCCATCTAGGTATCCAGGGCCTCGACCTGGAGTGAGAATGCCACAAATAGGCACAGATTTTAGCGGT CCGCCTGGACAACCAATGATGCCTAACAATATGGATCCGTCGCGGCAAG GACCGCCTGGTATGAACCCCATGAATCCCAGGATGAATCCTCCTAGGGGTCCTGGAATGGGACCACTCGGCCCCAGTTCGTACGGACCCGGAGTACGAGTTCCACCGCCTAATAGCAGCTTAGGACCCGGACCTATGCCACCTATGACCATGACCGGCGGGAGACCACAATGGCAACCAAACACATCTACA ccTATTTATTCATCATCTTCTCCTGGGAATTACGGTGGTCCGCCAGGTTCGGCGGGTCCACCGGGCCCAGGAACACCAATAATGCCAAGTCCGCAAGATTCGTCCAATTCGGGTGGTGAAAATATGTATACGCTGATGAAACCGGCGGTGGGCGGTTCGATGCCCGGGGAATTCCCAATGTCTGGCGGTCCGGAAGGTGGACCAATGGGGCCGATGGGACCGAACTCGATGGGTCCAGTGCTGAACGGTGACGGCATGGACGGAATGAAGAATTCTCCAGCTAACGGAGGACCGGGCACCCCAAGAGAGGACAGCGGAAGCGGAATGGGAGATTACAACTTGACGGGATTCGGCGGTCCTGGAGAAAAT GATCAAACGGAATCGGCTgctattttgaaaataaaagaaagcaTGCAAGAGGAGGCCAAGCGGTTTGAGAAAGACTCGGACCACCCTGAGTATTTCATGCAATAA
- the LOC111425141 gene encoding synaptic vesicle glycoprotein 2B gives MVESDTVSKKQEVKGLENKANFEEAIEHTGYGKFHYILLAICGLVSTSEEMDVISLSFILPSAECDLHLTTENKGWLNSIIFIGMMAGAYCWGSVADSLGRKKVLIVISFVNALCIIASSFSQSYEMFMLFRFLNGAALGGSGPVIWSYFAEFQPKSKRGSMLSFMAAFWTFGNLFVAGLAWVIIPSDIGVVSEYFTYNSWRIFLLVCAVPSIIVGVLLFFLPESPKFLLSRGRNDEAIEIFKGIYQMNTGKDRNSYPIKYVLSTDVEDQIQTVKDTKIPHTKVEKYKAMMADIMDNSKQLFKNPILKFTTISITLNLTFHIGYYGLMMWFPELFNRFDEFAKDHPGESASVCQVTNYVVGLEETQKSCSNKIESQVFMESLITVSSALPANIFAILFMDKLGRKFFMVFSTVSAGICSASMYFVYNQTHNLIVSAVFSGAISCGNAALDCLITEIFPTNLRATGIAVSMVSARLGGIIGNIVIATLLDMYCPAPTFIVAFLLAGGGLLSLFLPNTTRTDLQ, from the exons ATGGTAGAAAGTGACACCGTTTCAAAAAAACAAGAAGTCAAGGGTCTTGAAAACAAAGCCAACTTCGAAGAAGCAATCGAACACACCGGATATGGCAAATTTCATTACATACTATTAGCAATATGTGGACTGGTAAGCACCTCGGAGGAGATGGACGTCATCTCGTTGTCCTTCATCCTACCGTCGGCAGAGTGTGACCTTCATCTAACCACCGAAAATAAGGGATGGCTCAACTCCATCATTTTTATCGGGATGATGGCAGGGGCTTACTGCTGGGGTTCCGTAGCGGATTCCCTCGGCAGAAAAAAAGTCCTTATCGTCATCTCTTTTGTCAACGCTCTGTGTATCATCGCATCCAGTTTCAGCCAGTCTTATGAAATGTTTATGTTGTTTCGATTCTTAAATGGGGCGGC GTTAGGGGGCAGTGGACCAGTAATTTGGTCTTATTTTGCTGAATTTCAGCCAAAATCCAAAAGAGGTTCCATGTTATCTTTCATGGCAGCCTTTTGGACATTCGGAAACCTGTTTGTAGCAGGTTTAGCTTGGGTAATTATTCCCTCGGACATCGGCGTAGTTTCGGAGTATTTCACCTACAACTCCTGGCGTATTTTCTTACTTGTATGCGCCGTACCGTCTATAATCGTCGGTGTTTTACTATTTTTCCTTCCGGAAAGTCCCAAGTTCTTGTTATCAAGAGGGAGAAACGATGAGgctattgaaatttttaaaggaaTTTATCAAATGAACACCGGGAAAGACAGAAATAGCTACCCAATAAAATATGTTCTTTCCACCGACGTTGAAGACCAAATTCAGACGGTCAAAGACACTAAAATTCCACATACCAAAGTCGAAAAGTACAAAGCCATGATGGCGGATATCATGGACAATAGCAAGCAACTATTTAAAAATCCGATACTTAAATTTACAACGATTTCAATCACGCTTAACTTGACGTTCCATATCGGTTACTACGGGCTAATGATGTGGTTCCCCGAACTTTTCAATAGATTCGACGAATTCGCTAAAGACCATCCTGGAGAATCAGCTTCCGTTTGTCAAGTAACTAATTATGTTGTTGGATTGGAAGAAACTCAAAAAAGTTGCTCGAATAAAATCGAAAGCCAAGTATTTATGGAATCTTTAATCACCGTATCATCCGCATTGCCCGCCAATATTTTCGCCATATTGTTTATGGACAAATTGGGCAGAAAATTCTTTATGGTTTTCAGTACGGTTTCCGCTGGTATTTGTTCGGCTTCGATGTACTTTGTTTACAACCAAACCCATAATTTAATTGTATCAGCTGTATTCAGTGGTGCTATATCTTGTGGAAATGCAGCTTTGGATTGCTTAATAACAGAAATTTTCCCTACCAATCTCAG AGCGACTGGTATTGCAGTTTCGATGGTATCCGCTAGATTGGGCGGGATAATAGGCAACATAGTCATAGCGACATTGCTGGATATGTATTGTCCAGCTCCAACATTCATAGTGGCCTTCCTCCTGGCTGGAGGTGGGTTATTATCGCTGTTTTTGCCAAATACTACTCGTACTGATTTGCAATAA
- the LOC111425143 gene encoding uncharacterized protein, which produces MFPLLVFVIITSSRAQNGSEYLENAIKSLRKTTTTPKIPTLMSDVERKADESKKDVLPTLSLAKNELADYYETAVKKGNTLKIGTPTGDLNAAVYELPEEGASNPDDFRPNLDDPSGYYYYYYPLKTFASHLSSINPTKEDIKHKNHIHDVATETYYNDIGHSDTLHQFHTHTHQHNIHIIEKPTEMKPKKKGLEPLFMAISGFIGMSVMFVLSMLILPKFGHVKPKKGVNPEDGGLAKVIYQAIEGYDCSERLSCEFGKTTRAFNVHNNRFFKLLRRIGPKILSKQLYNINKYSNKKHKCAQIQCKAPTLNATSSLNRPIKGKS; this is translated from the exons ATGTTTCCTTTGTTGGTTTTCGTGATTATAACATCTTCTCGAGCTCAAAATGGATCTGAGTATTTAGAGAACGCTATTAAGAGTTTAAGGAAAACTACAACCACGCCGAAAATCCCAACGTTGATGAGTGATGTTGAAAGAAAAGCGGATGAATCAAAAAAGGATGTTTTACCCACGTTGAGTCTGGCTAAGAATGAGTTGGCTGATTATTACGAAACGGCGGTAAAAAAAGGgaatactttaaaaattggGACCCCTACTg gtGATTTGAATGCGGCCGTTTATGAGTTACCCGAGGAGGGCGCTTCAAATCCCGATGATTTTCGACCAAACCTTGATGACCCATCCGGTTATTACTACTATTATTACCCACTAAAAACGTTTGCTAGTCATTTAAGCTCAATCAATCCCACCAAAGAAgatattaaacataaaaatcatattcatgat GTTGCTACTGAAACTTATTACAACGATATTGGGCATTCGGACACTCTTCACCAATTTCATACTCACACACATcag caTAACATCcatattattgaaaaaccCACGGAAATGAAACCGAAAAAAAAAGGGCTCGAACCGCTATTTATGGCTATATCAGGGTTTATTGGGATGTCGGTGATGTTTGTTTTATCGATGCTAATTTTGCCCAAATTTGGTCATGTTAAACCAAAAAAGGGGGTGAATCCGGAAGATGGGGGGTTGGCCAAGGTGATTTATCAAGCTATTGAAGGATACGATTGTTCCGAGAGGTTATCTTGCGAGTTTGGAAAAACAACAAGGGCATTTAATGTTCATAATAACCGATTTTTTAA attatTAAGAAGAATTGGTCCAAAAATCTTAAGTAAACAACtatataacataaataaatattcaaataagaaACATAAATGTGCTCAAATACAATGTAAGGCGCCGACGTTGAATGCGACATCGAGTTTGAATCGTCCAATAAAAGGAAAATCGTaa